From the genome of Acipenser ruthenus chromosome 14, fAciRut3.2 maternal haplotype, whole genome shotgun sequence, one region includes:
- the LOC131697374 gene encoding pannexin-2-like isoform X1, with protein MGVVCVSVFSSVCVVEWGWCVCVCVFSSVCDVEWGWCVSVFSSGCVVEWGWCVCVCSAVSVMWNGGGVCLCSAVSVLWNGDGVCVCSAVSVMWNGDGLCVCVQQCLCCRGDGLRLLGSQKDSDAGSAAALPARRMQHIIEQNPDMATALLAGEKLRELILPGQQDDRAGPLAGLLVHIKLELPFDRVVTMGTVLIPIVLVTLLFTRNFAEESIYCYTPHNFTRDQALYARGYCWTELRDAVPGVEPALRRSLFQHKFLPYALLAFAGIMYIPALGWEFMTSTRLTSELNFLLHEIDNCYHRAAEGRAPKIEKQIQSKGPGITERERREIIEDAEKEKSPEQNLFEKYLERRGQSNFLAKLYLARHLVIVFLSSIPISYLSTYYATQRQNEFTCALGEPPDVSSAAPLVIHVNCKLPAVQLQRILSAVDISLLSFINLIILVNLLHLFIVRKSNFIFDKLHKVGIKTKRQWQKSQFCDINILAMFCNENRDHIKSLNRLDFITNESDLMYDNVVRQLLAALAQSNHDTTPTMRDSGVQTVDPSVDPAAFTEGELGVIKRPRKKMKWIPSSNPLPQSFKEPLALMRVENSSKPDKPKPVRRKTTADTLIAPLLESSAKSTQHPPSTKGILSSVGVDRVIEKKHSRHFSLDVHPYMLGTRKPKPEVPIPSPHTQEAGRGHTVVSIADSKESRAEPGFPSQPCRTLPSAVYINGSTSSLPAAASEEPESKGPGFNRNPTHPVLNHPPLYEKEEPPLSIERTGELLTAGQY; from the exons ATGggggtggtgtgtgtgtctgtgttcagcagtgtctgtgttgtggaatgggggtggtgtgtgtgtgtgtgtgtgttcagcagtgtctgtgatGTGGAATGGgggtggtgtgtgtctgtgttcagcagtggctgtgttgtggaatgggggtggtgtgtgtgtgtgtgttcagcagtgtctgtgatGTGGAATGGgggtggtgtgtgtctgtgttcagcagtgtctgtgttgtggaatggggatggtgtgtgtgtgtgttcagcagtgtctgtgatgtggaatggggatggtctgtgtgtctgtgttcagcagtgtctgtgttgcagaGGTGATGGTTTGAGGCTCCTGGGCTCACAGAAGGATTCGGACGCTGGCAGTGCAGCGGCGCTCCCCGCCAGGCGAATGCAGCACATCATCGAGCAGAACCCCGACATGGCCACGGCTCTGCTCGCCGGGGAGAAGCTGCGGGAGCTCATCCTGCCGGGGCAGCAGGATGACCGGGCCGGGCCGCTGGCGGGGCTCCTGGTCCACATCAAACTGGAGCTGCCCTTCGACCGCGTTGTCACCATGGGAACCGTCCTCATCCCCATCGTGCTCGTCACACTGCTGTTCACCAGGAACTTCGCAG AAGAGTCGATCTACTGCTACACTCCACACAACTTCACGCGAGACCAGGCCCTGTACGCCCGGGGGTACTGCTGGACAGAGCTGCGAGACGCTGTCCCGGGGGTGGAGCCCGCGCTCAGGCGCTCTCTATTCCAACACAAGTTCCTCCCGTACGCCCTACTGGCCTTCGCTGGCATCATGTACATCCCGGCGCTGGGCTGGGAGTTCATGACCTCCACACGCCTCACCTCCGAGCTCAACTTCCTGCTGCACGAGATCGACAACTGCTACCACCGGGCGGCCGAGGGCAGGGCCCCGAAGATCGAGAAGCAGATCCAGTCGAAGGGGCCCGGAATCACGGAGCGGGAGCGCAGGGAGATCATCGAGGATGCGGAGAAGGAGAAGAGTCCCGAGCAGAACCTGTTTGAGAAGTACCTGGAGCGCCGCGGCCAGAGCAACTTCCTGGCCAAGCTGTACCTGGCGCGCCACCTAGTGATCGTCTTCCTGAGCTCCATCCCCATCTCCTACCTCTCCACTTACTACGCCACGCAGAGGCAGAACGAGTTCACCTGCGCGCTGGGAGAGCCCCCCGACGTGAGCAGCGCCGCCCCGCTGGTGATCCATGTGAACTGCAAGCTCCCGGCCGTGCAGCTGCAGAGGATCCTGTCCGCGGTGGACATCTCCCTGCTGAGCTTCATCAACCTCATCATCCTGGTGAACCTGCTGCACCTGTTCATCGTGCGCAAGTCCAACTTCATCTTCGACAAGCTGCACAAGGTGGGCATCAAGACCAAGCGGCAGTGGCAGAAGTCCCAGTTCTGCGACATCAACATCCTGGCCATGTTCTGCAATGAGAACCGCGACCACATCAAGTCCCTGAACCGGCTGGACTTCATCACCAACGAGAGTGACCTCATGTACGACAACGTGGTCCGCCAGCTCCTGGCAGCACTGGCCCAGTCCAACCACGACACCACGCCCACCATGCGGGACTCGGGGGTCCAGACTGTGGACCCCAGCGTGGACCCCGCAGCTTTCACAGAGGGGGAGCTGGGAGTCATCAAGAGACCCCGCAAGAAGATGAAGTGGATCCCAAGCTCCAATCCTCTGCCCCAGTCCTTCAAAGAGCCGCTCGCTCTCATGAGAGTGGAGAACAGCAGCAAGCCTGACAAACCCAAACCCGTCCGTCGCAAAACCACCGCGGACACCCTCATAGCACCCCTGCTGGAGTCCAGCGCCAAGAGCACACAGCACCCGCCCAGCACTAAAG GGATTCTCAGCTCCGTCGGTGTCGACAGAGTGATTGAGAAGAAGCACTCGAGGCACTTCTCCCTGGACGTGCACCCCTACATGCTGGGCACCCGCAAGCCCAAACCGGAGGTGCCCATCCCCAGCCCCCACACCCAGGAGGCAGGCCGCGGGCACACCGTCGTCTCCATCGCAG ACAGCAAGGAGAGCCGAGCCGAGCCTGGCTTCCCCTCCCAGCCCTGCCGGACCCTGCCCAGTGCTGTCTACATCAACGGGAGCACCAGCAGCCTTCCTGCTGCTGCATCTGAGGAGCCCGAGAGCAAGGGCCCGGGCTTCAACAGGAACCCCACCCACCCCGTGCTGAACCACCCCCCGCTGTACGAAAAGGAGGAGCCCCCACTGAGCATAGAGAGGACTGGAGAGCTCCTGACTGCAGGGCAGTACTGA
- the LOC117414416 gene encoding tetraspanin-7-like: MTSQLPYDTLPRLSLVSRQESLELTGSAERLARRLSSPRGLAAGFGKPYSTPNDPRRSSATPGLGVCELPPYSTSSQCLAEPEDQPSHREEPPALDWSSCRYRPMVRARRGTMALLKLALMAFSFLFWVAGLAMFTVGIWAKISLSDYLVLSTNRYPNTAFILLASGAAVIVWGFLGCFSAATENRCLLRTYGLFQVALLGAGLFAGLSGLFYRKDIAEGFQNGLQEAVHSYGEDEGKADALDALQRALECCGVQSYRDWLSSSWSLEPNGSVPASCCVLRKGCRNSPLPPEGAGTAGIYTHGCFQKVHDFVNDNMFYIAAGALGLAAMQAVGIGLACLLAARIPGAELAEGPRGPPH, from the coding sequence ATGACGAGTCAGCTGCCATACGACACTCTGCCTCGGCTGAGCCTGGTGAGCCGGCAGGAAAGCCTGGAGCTGACAGGGAGTGCAGAGAGGTTGGCGAGGAGGCTGTCTTCACCCAGGGGACTGGCCGCTGGATTCGGGAAGCCCTACTCTACACCCAACGACCCCCGCAGGAGCTCAGCTACCCCTGGACTGGGTGTGTGTGAACTGCCCCCTTACAGCACCTCTAGCCAGTGCCTAGCAGAGCCCGAGGACCAGCCCTCACACAGAGAGGAGCCCCCTGCCCTGGACTGGTCCTCCTGCAGGTACCGGCCCATGGTGCGGGCACGACGGGGCACCATGGCTCTGCTCAAACTCGCCCTCATGGCGTTCAGCTTCCTCTTCTGGGTGGCTGGGCTGGCCATGTTCACCGTCGGTATCTGGGCCAAAATCTCACTGTCCGACTACCTGGTGCTGTCCACCAACCGCTACCCCAACACAGCCTTCATCCTGCTGGCAAGCGGGGCGGCTGTCATCGTCTGGGGCTTCCTGGGCTGCTTCAGCGCGGCCACAGAGAACCGCTGCCTGCTGCGCACCTACGGGCTCTTCCAGGTGGCCCTGCTGGGGGCCGGGCTCTTCGCGGGGCTCTCCGGACTCTTCTACCGCAAGGACATTGCCGAGGGCTTCCAGAACGGGCTGCAGGAGGCCGTGCACTCCTACGGGGAGGATGAAGGCAAGGCAGACGCGTTGGATGCTCTCCAGAGGGCGCTGGAGTGCTGCGGGGTGCAGAGCTACAGGGACTGGCTGTCCTCGTCCTGGTCCCTGGAGCCCAACGGCTCAGTGCCAGCCAGCTGCTGTGTGCTGCGGAAAGGCTGCAGAAACAGCCCCCTGCCTCCAGAGGGCGCCGGCACGGCCGGGATCTACACTCACGGCTGCTTCCAGAAGGTGCACGACTTTGTGAATGACAACATGTTCTACATCGCCGCAGGCGCGCTGGGCCTGGCTGCCATGCAGGCTGTGGGCATTGGGCTGGCCTGTCTCCTGGCTGCCAGGATCCCAGGGGCCGAGCTTGCAGAGGGGCCGAGGGGGCCCCCGCACTga
- the LOC131697374 gene encoding pannexin-2-like isoform X3 yields MQHIIEQNPDMATALLAGEKLRELILPGQQDDRAGPLAGLLVHIKLELPFDRVVTMGTVLIPIVLVTLLFTRNFAEESIYCYTPHNFTRDQALYARGYCWTELRDAVPGVEPALRRSLFQHKFLPYALLAFAGIMYIPALGWEFMTSTRLTSELNFLLHEIDNCYHRAAEGRAPKIEKQIQSKGPGITERERREIIEDAEKEKSPEQNLFEKYLERRGQSNFLAKLYLARHLVIVFLSSIPISYLSTYYATQRQNEFTCALGEPPDVSSAAPLVIHVNCKLPAVQLQRILSAVDISLLSFINLIILVNLLHLFIVRKSNFIFDKLHKVGIKTKRQWQKSQFCDINILAMFCNENRDHIKSLNRLDFITNESDLMYDNVVRQLLAALAQSNHDTTPTMRDSGVQTVDPSVDPAAFTEGELGVIKRPRKKMKWIPSSNPLPQSFKEPLALMRVENSSKPDKPKPVRRKTTADTLIAPLLESSAKSTQHPPSTKGILSSVGVDRVIEKKHSRHFSLDVHPYMLGTRKPKPEVPIPSPHTQEAGRGHTVVSIADSKESRAEPGFPSQPCRTLPSAVYINGSTSSLPAAASEEPESKGPGFNRNPTHPVLNHPPLYEKEEPPLSIERTGELLTAGQY; encoded by the exons ATGCAGCACATCATCGAGCAGAACCCCGACATGGCCACGGCTCTGCTCGCCGGGGAGAAGCTGCGGGAGCTCATCCTGCCGGGGCAGCAGGATGACCGGGCCGGGCCGCTGGCGGGGCTCCTGGTCCACATCAAACTGGAGCTGCCCTTCGACCGCGTTGTCACCATGGGAACCGTCCTCATCCCCATCGTGCTCGTCACACTGCTGTTCACCAGGAACTTCGCAG AAGAGTCGATCTACTGCTACACTCCACACAACTTCACGCGAGACCAGGCCCTGTACGCCCGGGGGTACTGCTGGACAGAGCTGCGAGACGCTGTCCCGGGGGTGGAGCCCGCGCTCAGGCGCTCTCTATTCCAACACAAGTTCCTCCCGTACGCCCTACTGGCCTTCGCTGGCATCATGTACATCCCGGCGCTGGGCTGGGAGTTCATGACCTCCACACGCCTCACCTCCGAGCTCAACTTCCTGCTGCACGAGATCGACAACTGCTACCACCGGGCGGCCGAGGGCAGGGCCCCGAAGATCGAGAAGCAGATCCAGTCGAAGGGGCCCGGAATCACGGAGCGGGAGCGCAGGGAGATCATCGAGGATGCGGAGAAGGAGAAGAGTCCCGAGCAGAACCTGTTTGAGAAGTACCTGGAGCGCCGCGGCCAGAGCAACTTCCTGGCCAAGCTGTACCTGGCGCGCCACCTAGTGATCGTCTTCCTGAGCTCCATCCCCATCTCCTACCTCTCCACTTACTACGCCACGCAGAGGCAGAACGAGTTCACCTGCGCGCTGGGAGAGCCCCCCGACGTGAGCAGCGCCGCCCCGCTGGTGATCCATGTGAACTGCAAGCTCCCGGCCGTGCAGCTGCAGAGGATCCTGTCCGCGGTGGACATCTCCCTGCTGAGCTTCATCAACCTCATCATCCTGGTGAACCTGCTGCACCTGTTCATCGTGCGCAAGTCCAACTTCATCTTCGACAAGCTGCACAAGGTGGGCATCAAGACCAAGCGGCAGTGGCAGAAGTCCCAGTTCTGCGACATCAACATCCTGGCCATGTTCTGCAATGAGAACCGCGACCACATCAAGTCCCTGAACCGGCTGGACTTCATCACCAACGAGAGTGACCTCATGTACGACAACGTGGTCCGCCAGCTCCTGGCAGCACTGGCCCAGTCCAACCACGACACCACGCCCACCATGCGGGACTCGGGGGTCCAGACTGTGGACCCCAGCGTGGACCCCGCAGCTTTCACAGAGGGGGAGCTGGGAGTCATCAAGAGACCCCGCAAGAAGATGAAGTGGATCCCAAGCTCCAATCCTCTGCCCCAGTCCTTCAAAGAGCCGCTCGCTCTCATGAGAGTGGAGAACAGCAGCAAGCCTGACAAACCCAAACCCGTCCGTCGCAAAACCACCGCGGACACCCTCATAGCACCCCTGCTGGAGTCCAGCGCCAAGAGCACACAGCACCCGCCCAGCACTAAAG GGATTCTCAGCTCCGTCGGTGTCGACAGAGTGATTGAGAAGAAGCACTCGAGGCACTTCTCCCTGGACGTGCACCCCTACATGCTGGGCACCCGCAAGCCCAAACCGGAGGTGCCCATCCCCAGCCCCCACACCCAGGAGGCAGGCCGCGGGCACACCGTCGTCTCCATCGCAG ACAGCAAGGAGAGCCGAGCCGAGCCTGGCTTCCCCTCCCAGCCCTGCCGGACCCTGCCCAGTGCTGTCTACATCAACGGGAGCACCAGCAGCCTTCCTGCTGCTGCATCTGAGGAGCCCGAGAGCAAGGGCCCGGGCTTCAACAGGAACCCCACCCACCCCGTGCTGAACCACCCCCCGCTGTACGAAAAGGAGGAGCCCCCACTGAGCATAGAGAGGACTGGAGAGCTCCTGACTGCAGGGCAGTACTGA
- the LOC131697374 gene encoding pannexin-2-like isoform X2 has product MGVVCVSVFSSVCVVEWGWCVCVCVFSSVCDVEWGWCVSVFSSGCVVEWGWCVCVCSAVSVMWNGGGVCLCSAVSVLWNGDGVCVCSAVSVMWNGDGLCVCVQQCLCCRGDGLRLLGSQKDSDAGSAAALPARRMQHIIEQNPDMATALLAGEKLRELILPGQQDDRAGPLAGLLVHIKLELPFDRVVTMGTVLIPIVLVTLLFTRNFAEESIYCYTPHNFTRDQALYARGYCWTELRDAVPGVEPALRRSLFQHKFLPYALLAFAGIMYIPALGWEFMTSTRLTSELNFLLHEIDNCYHRAAEGRAPKIEKQIQSKGPGITERERREIIEDAEKEKSPEQNLFEKYLERRGQSNFLAKLYLARHLVIVFLSSIPISYLSTYYATQRQNEFTCALGEPPDVSSAAPLVIHVNCKLPAVQLQRILSAVDISLLSFINLIILVNLLHLFIVRKSNFIFDKLHKVGIKTKRQWQKSQFCDINILAMFCNENRDHIKSLNRLDFITNESDLMYDNVVRQLLAALAQSNHDTTPTMRDSGVQTVDPSVDPAAFTEGELGVIKRPRKKMKWIPSSNPLPQSFKEPLALMRVENSSKPDKPKPVRRKTTADTLIAPLLESSAKSTQHPPSTKGAMEADRGMVIANRLGGAGVIKRDWDSWIHVQQILVVYGMKLGLGEFDQGRLLKGLTAGKYILNSGMEIRLPLQSSWIVSLFCCGFNKTHLSLLPVHWG; this is encoded by the exons ATGggggtggtgtgtgtgtctgtgttcagcagtgtctgtgttgtggaatgggggtggtgtgtgtgtgtgtgtgtgttcagcagtgtctgtgatGTGGAATGGgggtggtgtgtgtctgtgttcagcagtggctgtgttgtggaatgggggtggtgtgtgtgtgtgtgttcagcagtgtctgtgatGTGGAATGGgggtggtgtgtgtctgtgttcagcagtgtctgtgttgtggaatggggatggtgtgtgtgtgtgttcagcagtgtctgtgatgtggaatggggatggtctgtgtgtctgtgttcagcagtgtctgtgttgcagaGGTGATGGTTTGAGGCTCCTGGGCTCACAGAAGGATTCGGACGCTGGCAGTGCAGCGGCGCTCCCCGCCAGGCGAATGCAGCACATCATCGAGCAGAACCCCGACATGGCCACGGCTCTGCTCGCCGGGGAGAAGCTGCGGGAGCTCATCCTGCCGGGGCAGCAGGATGACCGGGCCGGGCCGCTGGCGGGGCTCCTGGTCCACATCAAACTGGAGCTGCCCTTCGACCGCGTTGTCACCATGGGAACCGTCCTCATCCCCATCGTGCTCGTCACACTGCTGTTCACCAGGAACTTCGCAG AAGAGTCGATCTACTGCTACACTCCACACAACTTCACGCGAGACCAGGCCCTGTACGCCCGGGGGTACTGCTGGACAGAGCTGCGAGACGCTGTCCCGGGGGTGGAGCCCGCGCTCAGGCGCTCTCTATTCCAACACAAGTTCCTCCCGTACGCCCTACTGGCCTTCGCTGGCATCATGTACATCCCGGCGCTGGGCTGGGAGTTCATGACCTCCACACGCCTCACCTCCGAGCTCAACTTCCTGCTGCACGAGATCGACAACTGCTACCACCGGGCGGCCGAGGGCAGGGCCCCGAAGATCGAGAAGCAGATCCAGTCGAAGGGGCCCGGAATCACGGAGCGGGAGCGCAGGGAGATCATCGAGGATGCGGAGAAGGAGAAGAGTCCCGAGCAGAACCTGTTTGAGAAGTACCTGGAGCGCCGCGGCCAGAGCAACTTCCTGGCCAAGCTGTACCTGGCGCGCCACCTAGTGATCGTCTTCCTGAGCTCCATCCCCATCTCCTACCTCTCCACTTACTACGCCACGCAGAGGCAGAACGAGTTCACCTGCGCGCTGGGAGAGCCCCCCGACGTGAGCAGCGCCGCCCCGCTGGTGATCCATGTGAACTGCAAGCTCCCGGCCGTGCAGCTGCAGAGGATCCTGTCCGCGGTGGACATCTCCCTGCTGAGCTTCATCAACCTCATCATCCTGGTGAACCTGCTGCACCTGTTCATCGTGCGCAAGTCCAACTTCATCTTCGACAAGCTGCACAAGGTGGGCATCAAGACCAAGCGGCAGTGGCAGAAGTCCCAGTTCTGCGACATCAACATCCTGGCCATGTTCTGCAATGAGAACCGCGACCACATCAAGTCCCTGAACCGGCTGGACTTCATCACCAACGAGAGTGACCTCATGTACGACAACGTGGTCCGCCAGCTCCTGGCAGCACTGGCCCAGTCCAACCACGACACCACGCCCACCATGCGGGACTCGGGGGTCCAGACTGTGGACCCCAGCGTGGACCCCGCAGCTTTCACAGAGGGGGAGCTGGGAGTCATCAAGAGACCCCGCAAGAAGATGAAGTGGATCCCAAGCTCCAATCCTCTGCCCCAGTCCTTCAAAGAGCCGCTCGCTCTCATGAGAGTGGAGAACAGCAGCAAGCCTGACAAACCCAAACCCGTCCGTCGCAAAACCACCGCGGACACCCTCATAGCACCCCTGCTGGAGTCCAGCGCCAAGAGCACACAGCACCCGCCCAGCACTAAAG GAGCGATGGAGGCTGACAGAGGCATGGTTATAGCTAACAGACTGGGAGGAGCTGGAGTTATAAAGAGAGACTGGGACTCGTGGATCCATGTGCAGCAGATTCTTGTGGTTTATGGCATGAAGTTGGGTCTGGGGGAGTTTGATCAGGGACGGCTATTAAAGGGGTTAACGGCAGGCAAGTACATTCtgaattcagggatggaaataagactcccgttgcagagcAGTTGGATTGTTTCCTTGTTTTGCTgtgggtttaataagacacacctgagcttgttacctgtacactggggctag